The sequence CTGTCGGCCATGCTCGACGGCCTCTGGCTGGAGTGGTGCCTCAACCCGACTACCTTCAGCGCCGAGGACGGCCTGGAACTCAGCCGTCGCTGGGTCGAAGGTCTGCGCCGCGGCGCCTACGCCTGACCGCCTGCCTTTACCTTGCGCCGCCAGAACAGCCAGCCGACGCGCGAGCGCGGCAGGTTCGCTGCGCCGCGCACCGGCGTGCTGCGTTCCAGCAGGCTGAAGGCGCCCTGGATGATGAACGTCAGGCACACGTAGATCGCCGCCACCATCAGCAACGGCTGGTAGACCTGGAAGGTTTGCGCGCGCACCACGTTGGCCGCGCCGAGCAGGTCGACCACGGCGATGGTCGAGGCCAGCGCGGTGGACTTCAGCAACAGCACCGTTTCCCCGGCCAGGGTCGGCAGCAGCAGGCGGATCGCCCGTGGCAGCCAGACGCGATAGAGCACCAGGCTGCGGCGCATGCCGAAGGCCGCTGCGGCCTCCAGTTCGCCACGCGGCACGGCCTTCATGCCGCCGCGCACCACCTCGCCGACGTAGGCGCCGACCGAAAGCACCAGCGCCAGCACGATGTACCAGTAGCCATCGCGCAGGTAGGGCCAGAGGAAGCTGCTGCGGATCGGCGGGTACTGGGCGAAGAGGCTGCCCAGGCCGTAGTAGCAGGTGTAGATCTGCACCAGCAGCGGCGTACCGCGGATCACGCTGGTGAACGCCAGACTGCCCTTCGCCAGAACAACGTTGCGTGACATCCGCGCCAGCGCCACCAGCAGCGCCAGGGCGAAGCCCAGGACTGCGGAAACCAGCAACAACGAGAGAGTGGTGCCCAACCCGCGCAAGAGCAGCGAGCCGTAGGTGAATATCCAGTGATCGCTCATCGCGCGCCTCTCAGACTGCCGGAATCCAGCGGCGGAATCGTCGCTCGAGCCAGCCGGAGAACAGGTTGGAAAGCACCGTGAGCACGTAGTAGAGCGCCGCGGCGGTGAGGTAGAAAGTCAGGTAGTGGCGGGTCGAGCCGGCCGCCTGGCGGGCGGTATAGAGCAGCTCGCTGGTGCCGACCACGCTGATCAGCGCGCTGTCCTTGATCAGGTTGACCCAGAGGTTGGCCATGCCGGCCAGCGCGTTGGGCGCCATGATCGGCAGCGTCACCCGGCTGAACAGGCGCCAGCCGTGCATGCCGTAGGCCCGCGCCGCCTCGATCTGGCCGTAAGGGATGGCCTGGATGGCGCCACGGAAGATCTCCGATGCATACGCGCCCTGCACCAGGCCGAGCACAGCGATGGCGACCATCATGCCGTTGAGCCGCACCTCGCCGTAGCCGAGCCAGGCGAACAGCTGGTTCAGGCCCGAAGAGCCGGCGTAATAGAGCAGCAGGATCAGCAGCAGCTCGGGCACTGCCCGGCCGAGGGTGATGTAGCCGCGCGCCAGGGCGGCGAGCGGGCGGGGTCCGTTGAGTTTGGCGCTGGCCACACCCAGGCCGATGAGCAGGCCGAGCAGGAAGGCGCCGAAGGAAATCTGCAGGGTCACCAGCAACCCGCGCAGCAGGGCCGGTCCCCAGCCCTGGGCACCGAAGCCGACCAGATCCAGATAAGACTGCATGACGAAGTCCTCGAAACGACGGCGCCGAGACCGTGGGCGGCGCCGGATCATCACTGCTGCTTGGGCGCTACGCTCAGGCCGAAGTACTTGTTCGACAGCTGCTTGTAGTCGTCGCTGGCCAGCAGCTTGCCGATGGCGTCGTCGATCTGCGCCTTCAGCGCGGTGTCTTCCTTGCGCAGGCCGGCGCCCACGCCACGGCCGAACACAGGGTCGTAGGGCACCTCGCCCTTGGAAACGATGCCCGCGGCCTTGGCATCCGGGGAATCGAGGAAGGCCTTCACGGCGACGCCGTCGGCCATCATCAGGTCGATGCGCCCGGCCACCAGGTCGGCGTTCACCGAGTCCTGGGTGTCGTAGTAGCGAACGTCGGCGATCTTCTCGTAATACTTCTTCAGGTAGCTGGAGCTCACGGTGGAGGTCTGCACGCCGATCACCTTGCCCTTCAGGCCCTCGGGGCTGATCTTGATCTCGCTGGCGGCAGGGGCGGCCACGGCCACCGGGGTGTCGTAGTAGGGCACGCTGAAGGCGATCTGCTTCTCGCGTTCTTCGGTGATCGACATGGAATTGAAGATCACGTCGATCTTCTTCGACAGCAGGGCCGGGATGATGCCGTCCCAGGCCACTTCGTCGATCTCGCACTGCGCCTTGAGCTCGGCGCAGACCTTCTGGATCAGGTCCGGCTCGAAGCCGGTCCACTTGCCGTCCGGCTGCTTCACCGAGAACGGCGGATAGGGTTCCGCCGCCAGGGCGAAGTGCAGGGTCTGCGCCTGCGCACTGGCCATGCC is a genomic window of Pseudomonas knackmussii B13 containing:
- a CDS encoding ABC transporter permease, which translates into the protein MSDHWIFTYGSLLLRGLGTTLSLLLVSAVLGFALALLVALARMSRNVVLAKGSLAFTSVIRGTPLLVQIYTCYYGLGSLFAQYPPIRSSFLWPYLRDGYWYIVLALVLSVGAYVGEVVRGGMKAVPRGELEAAAAFGMRRSLVLYRVWLPRAIRLLLPTLAGETVLLLKSTALASTIAVVDLLGAANVVRAQTFQVYQPLLMVAAIYVCLTFIIQGAFSLLERSTPVRGAANLPRSRVGWLFWRRKVKAGGQA
- a CDS encoding ABC transporter permease, translated to MQSYLDLVGFGAQGWGPALLRGLLVTLQISFGAFLLGLLIGLGVASAKLNGPRPLAALARGYITLGRAVPELLLILLLYYAGSSGLNQLFAWLGYGEVRLNGMMVAIAVLGLVQGAYASEIFRGAIQAIPYGQIEAARAYGMHGWRLFSRVTLPIMAPNALAGMANLWVNLIKDSALISVVGTSELLYTARQAAGSTRHYLTFYLTAAALYYVLTVLSNLFSGWLERRFRRWIPAV
- a CDS encoding transporter substrate-binding domain-containing protein, whose translation is MKKNGLCGWLVGTALLASGMASAQAQTLHFALAAEPYPPFSVKQPDGKWTGFEPDLIQKVCAELKAQCEIDEVAWDGIIPALLSKKIDVIFNSMSITEEREKQIAFSVPYYDTPVAVAAPAASEIKISPEGLKGKVIGVQTSTVSSSYLKKYYEKIADVRYYDTQDSVNADLVAGRIDLMMADGVAVKAFLDSPDAKAAGIVSKGEVPYDPVFGRGVGAGLRKEDTALKAQIDDAIGKLLASDDYKQLSNKYFGLSVAPKQQ